GGATCCATCAATAACATTGGGCTGTCCCAACGCTTTAAGAGCCAGATGTGCCGCCTTCTGTCCTGAGATCATCATAGCTCCGAACGTTGGTCCCTGCATCACATATTCATTCACTCAGTATATCATCCTACTATAAATGATTGATTCAAGGAAAGGGAAACAAACTCACCATTCTTGGTGCACCATCGATCTCAGCAACTTCCATACCGGTCACGATCATACCGGGTACAACCTCCCTAGTCAACCTCACAATCGCATCCTCAGCTGTGTTCATGTCAAGAGCTTTCATCCCAGGAACATGGTCGATCAACCCAATGCTCTTCAACCTCTTCACACCGGTGGCTCCAAAGGGACCGTCGTGACCGCACGAGCTCACGACAATCTTGGCCTCCATGACGTTAGGGTCCATGCAAGACTGTGTGTCGTGGTTCATCGACACAAGAGCCCAGTTAGTCACCACACCGCCGACTCTGTTCCCTTTCACGATCAGATCCTCAGCGGCGACAGCGTTGAAGAGCTTGACGTTGGGACGTGCCAAAAGCTTGCTCATGATGGTGGATGTGAAGAGAGCAGCGTGCTTGATCACAACGTAGTTGTCTTGCTCATCGTAGGGTACACCAATCTCGTCAAGGAACAAGTGAGCTGGTTTGCGCACAATCTGTTAAACACGAATATACAATAACTTCAGTCTACTTCACATGCAAACCAATGTATGTACTGAAACACAACATAAGAAGCTCTTAACACAGAGAAATCAGTTCGGATAAAACAAACCATGGGACAATCTGTCCAACACAAATATACACATAGGGACGGCCCTGAGATTTACGGGCTGTAGGCGGTTTTAAAAAATTCCAGCTAAAATTTTTTTTTGGTAAATTTGGAGGTTTAAAAAAAAATTTTAAGGGCTTTTTTCTATGTAATTTTTTTCAAATTTTTTAGAGGCCTAAGGCCAATGTTTCGTTAGGCTTTGCCCAGGACCGGCCATGTATACACATGGCCGGCTAACAAACGGTCTACCGTGTCCTTCAGTAACTTGATAGTTAGAGGGATCTAATATTTTTTATATATACATATTTTTATATTAAAAAGTTTAAATATTCACTAAATTTGGTTGAAAAAGGGGCCTAAAATTTTTTTTTGTACATTCTTTTTTTCATCACAAATTTGTTGATGATAAATAATTTTAAAATATATATGAAATTTAAAATAAACATAAATATTGAAAGCTTCCAGCCTAGAGTATAACAATATGAACATTGGCATGACCCTCGATATATTAATGGTTAGTATATACTACTCCCTCCTGTTTCACAATACTTGATGTTTTACCTCAATGCACAAAGATTAAGAAATTTATTTTTTTCTAAAAAGTAATTGTAAAAATATAATTTAAAAATCATTCAACCAATTACATAAATCAATTACATAAATGACTATAATAACTAATTGGCTACACAGTTTCCAATAAAGTTAAAAATAACATAAAAATATCAAAACATCGTAATTATCTATTATGAAACAACAAAAATCTTCTAAAATATCATCTATTATAAAACGGAGGGAATATATATCATTCAGTCCCAAATGATTTTAAAATATATATATGTTTAGTAATTGTTTAAGACTAATAATCTCAGAGCCGGTCTTGGCTTCCATGAACACAAATTAACTAAACCAAACCCTAGTAGTTCCTCAGTAGTGTGACATGCAAGTCAATCTAAATACTGAAACACGACATAACACTCTTAATACACAGAGAGTTTGGATAAAAC
This genomic interval from Brassica oleracea var. oleracea cultivar TO1000 chromosome C2, BOL, whole genome shotgun sequence contains the following:
- the LOC106327201 gene encoding thiamine thiazole synthase, chloroplastic-like — its product is MASITSTLSLSSTKPQRLFDSSFHGSSISSAAPVSVGLKPRSLSVRATAGYDLNAFTFDPIKESIVSREMTRRYMTDMITYAETDVVVVGAGSAGLSCAYEISKNPNVQVAIIEQSVSPGGGAWLGGQLFSAMIVRKPAHLFLDEIGVPYDEQDNYVVIKHAALFTSTIMSKLLARPNVKLFNAVAAEDLIVKGNRVGGVVTNWALVSMNHDTQSCMDPNVMEAKIVVSSCGHDGPFGATGVKRLKSIGLIDHVPGMKALDMNTAEDAIVRLTREVVPGMIVTGMEVAEIDGAPRMGPTFGAMMISGQKAAHLALKALGQPNVIDGSYVGDLSPELVLAAADSAETVDA